tcgtgaaagacatggatattattatttaattaattttcggaataaatttaattatttaataaattctgaaaattatttgggaACCCTAaactctcagaatttcgtgccgatcacTGCTGtgtatttataatttgaatttgatgattgattgtggcaattggagtgtgattgtgataaatagggatttttttttttataaaatcctaagtgtagaaattgatgggagattggccgtgattaaccacctattagaggtcgtgcccagtgaggccgtgatgaaccacctatgaaaggtcgtgcccaataaggccgtgattaaccacctattagaggtcgtgcccagtgaggccgtgatgtaccacctatgagaggtcgtgcccagtgaggccgtgattaaccacctattaaaggtcgtgcctaataggccgtgatgaaccacctatgagaggtcgtgcccaatgggggccgtgattaaccacctattagaggtcgtgcccagtgaggtcGTGATGTActacctatgagaggtcgtgcccagtgaggccgtgcttaaccacctattagaggtcgtgcccagtgaggccgtgatggaccacctaattaaaggtcgtgccgagtggggccgtgattgccactcgattgttaaaccttcctatagggcggattgagagcaatgattgatttgctagaatgacatgtaatcggcgagtcgattgatcgccgagacgatccaagtggttgaattgttttgataatgtgattgtgccacggttatttggttatcataattgtacgtggttgaattatataaattgtgctataTTGCATGAaagaattgaggcgaggtaagttctctgtgtgatgtggctaggccacccttgggcgtattttctttctaataggggtttagggggttgaacttgctgagacatcgtctcatcccgttgtgggattaaaatttcaggtccccgtGGACGGAGCGAcaagatagctttggttggccttgaggagttgaaaggtgaagtcataagattggagaacgtgtccgacttgtaggtcgtaggacagttctttttttaagagccggtcttttgtaaaCTTTTGGCTATAGgcttctgtttgtaattctgttgattTGTGAAAGTGTCATGTGGtgattttgcttcctgctttcctatcccgtattttattgttaGGGGTTTTATGATAcattccgcttgcgcaataataaatgaatggggtcggcgacactacctgggaatgtcgcatttgaatGACCACGGTGGGATGTTgacgcgctcggggttcggggcgtgacactcgGGGTTTCTTCGGTCGCGCGGCTCCGGCCCTGGATTTTCACCCGTTTCCCCGCGATGGCGATCCGTCGAGGGTGGGGCTTTTGTGATTCCCGGGGTTCTCCGAGGCAActggcctcgccctcgccggccatgggcgaggctcgagcctcaccagatccggcgagggtgagcctcaccacCCAGGCCGCAAGGGCGGCCTCGCGTCGGCGGGCGAGCGGGCAGGCTCGatcctcgccagatccggcgagggtgagcctcgcccgccgcgcgaggccgccctcgtggccaccggcgaggtggccggcgaggtcgacctcgccggccgtcacctcggccggtcgccgagctccGACGACCgggcggaggaagaagatgagaagaaaaaagaaaaagaataaagaaaagaataaaaataaaattataaattataaattaaaaaattaaaatattattaaaaattgtacacgtCGGCGCCGATCAAACGTTAGCCGGCCGGCATCCGATCCAgaaaaatctggccaaaattggccggaaattactaaattggctcaacgtaaaaggtttaggactaaatcggcaccaagccaaaaggtttaggacttttttggcacttttccccttaCTGGCAAACCACATCGTGTGACCTAGCAATTCTCGACCCACCATCGCTTCTCAAGCAATCGTCAATGCTGGCAGGAACAAGAGGAGCCACCGCTTTTCCATAAGAGTTATAACACAAAGCCTCCCGGGAACCACCGAGCCCCGGCAACGGCTTCAACTGAATGTCCACCAAATCGACGTTGGTGCATGGGACGTCCTGGCTGCATGCGATGTGAAGGGGCTGTGCTGCGTAGGTGCCGACAAACTGATTGAATTTGACCCTGGAAATCGCGATGCCTCCCGTCTGGTTCTTGCAAAACTTTTTGTCACAGTAGTATTGATCGATCATCATCGGGACCTTCACGTTGGAGACTTGAACGTTTGAGAACGATACGTTCTTGACTGACCCGACTCCTCCCTACATTATATTGGAAATGGTTATTATAGCAAGTGTTTTGTATTATACTTAGCATTggacaaaaaattaatgataagGATTGGCTTCTCTTTTACCTGCCATGTCTTGATTCTGACACCGTATAGTGTATTCTCTAGAGAGAGGTTATCTACGATGATGTTGGAGACGCACGCCACACTTTTGTCCTTCCCTAATCCTCCTAAGCTGCCACCAATAAATTCAAAGCTCTAACTCAGCGGTTAAAATTCATTACCACGATTAAGTTGGTATGGGATCATCAATCTAACGCATCTTTGCTTTTCAACTGTCTAAATGGTTAACAACTATTTCAGGTTGTAAAATAACCTAGTAAATGTGAGTGTTTGATTAGTCGATCATAAAAATCGACATGCCGTATCTACACTATGTGTACTAGTTTCCTTATAGGAATGACGATTTTCAATCTTGCATGGTGCTTTCATTGTCGTCTTAAGACTCTCGACCAATTCTCTACTGTTTATGCATCTAAATAAGGCATGCGTCAGCAGTTGAAATATGTGGTATCGGAGCAGTACCACGtgatagtttttttcttttctttttttttttttggggggatgtAGGGATCACTTAATTCTATGTGATAGTAGAAGTGGCTTCTTGAAATATGGTGTTCTTATCTTTGCCACCAACTTTCTCTCATGGCAAGTGGGGAGGGAGGAAGGGTggaaaggaggaaagagagcAATTATTGTATGCATCCGGTACATATGAACCCGTTCAATCCTAATTCGTCATATCATGAGGAAGATGACATCGAATCCGACGAAGGAGCTTTGGTTCAATCTGTTGACGCTACGAggagcaaaattgaaaattcaattttcttccgaAATTTAAAACATATGCATGTATCATTGCGCTGTGCATAAGCTAAAGCCACGTTTTATGACTCTTCACAACTTTTCACAAACCATGGAAAAGGGCTTATGAAAAGCTTgacaaatcttttttattttagccCAATCGTGATGACTGGAACTCCCTTTAGCACACGTATGAGTAAATGATATTCAAAATGTATGCCAGAAAATTGCTTGCTTTAAATCAGTTTTTTTTAGGTAATTGttgcttttaaatttttcatcatATTTTGACCAATTATTTATTGCCTGGAAATCTTAAGAAGCCTATACATTGATAGTTGAGGTCATTAACGATCACGTAAATTTCTTTTCacgattttaaaattttggctagaaactagtagtgcatttttttttacttaaacaAAGTACAAATGAACAAGCCCAATGCAGGACTTCATATATACTTTAGACATCATGATAGATGATCATTTCCAAACTTTATTATTGAAATCATGAAGAGGCCCACCTCAATAGGCAAGATTCATGAAATATCTTGCTAATTTCACGCATTATCTAACACGTGACACGAGTCAAAATCTTACGGGTATTcttataatgaaattatttgaaCTTTGTAATGTGGATCACAATACAGCGAATTTGATGCCTAATATATCAAAACttattatttataatgaattaaaaaaaatcgatgtgCAAACTACTATTTTGTGACACTCGAAGTCCAGTATAGATGGAGAGAAATTATGACTTCATCCATAGTTAGTACCTACTCTCAGATCATCACATTGGGAGGTCATACTTGAGTATTCTTTTTGGAAGTTTGTCTCACATGAAATGAGCTCAGTTATTATTGATGCTATTAAGGGGGAAACCCAATGGTAGATGTGTGGTTCAAGGACGCATCGGGGCCAGGTCGATGTAGTGAAGGCAAGGATTAGTGAACGAGGCAAAAAGGTTTTGATAAGGTGCAGCTTTTAGCATATGGCGGAAGGGATAGAATGTGCCAAATCATACATTGAAGCGAGGGAGCATCACTAGCTAGTGCAAGAGCTCGTGCCCCAAGTCCCACATGAGTGGCAGAGAACTAGTGACTTGATTCATAAGTGTGACTCACCCTAAAAAACAtctaagtactccatttgaaaACTGGGTCCACGTAAAGCAGACTAGAATGTTGCGCACTTGATATTGGATTATATGTATCACCATACCTTATACCGTGTCCAGGGCCGCAATTAATATGATGGATGTAAACATCAGAGCAGCCCGTCTGTACAGAAATGCAGTCATCTCCTGCATGACTAGAAATTAATACTAGGGTGTGTTTGATAACCACGTTAGGTATTGATTAAACTTTTCAAAACCAAATCATTAAGTGCATTTGATAACCTCTGACTACACGCTATTTAATTAACTTTTTAAAGTCAAGTATCACTTGGGTCATTTTGATAACTCTGATAAGTGCTGAAAACGAATATATTACacttaagaaaatgaagcaCGCTTGTTGACCATAACTAGTTTTGACTTAAAagatttaattaagtaaaaaatcaattgattcgCTAGAAAATGCGTCTAGATAGGAAATAAAAACTTGCGTCTTACATAGACAAAAAGCTAAACCTTGCCAACAATATTCATAGgtagacaagaaaaaaataatcgaTACCAAATATTTAGCTATTCTGAAAATGAATCAACAATTAAATTTCAGCAACTAAATTTTCAGCACTTAATGTTAAGTTTTACCAAATTGGTGGTAAGGAATAAATTACttaatggaaattaaaattttaccaATTATACAATTTAAACTCCAATAGTGCTCTTTCTCCAAGTTAGGTAAGAAAATAATGGaattcattatttaattttcatctacTATTatacaacttttcttttttcaattttagtacTTAAAGACTCTAGCACTTAATATTAGAGCTTATACTATCAGCACTAACTTTTCATCAAACGGGTGCTGACATTATCTTGATTCGGCcgaaaataaaaacagaagaTAATCTTAATTAGGACGATAATGAAATATGGTATTAATAGTGTCAGTAAGTGCTCTCAAGACTGTCTACTTTCTATAATGCACTTCCAACGTCAGTGCTTGCTGGAtataaaggggaaaaaacagaGTCCATTCTCTTAACTCAGTATAATGCAGACAAAAATATTAGGTTAGCGTGATGCTTTTTGAAAAGCTAACAGGTGACCTTTTACTAAGATATAATTCCTGCAAGCATGTGCTCCATCAAGAGTAAGCAAGGGATTATGAATATAGTGTTTATTTGCCCAAATGAGAGAAGAACAGGCAAGAAATTGGTCATCTAGGAATTATGTCCATACCGCAACCGATATTCGAGTGTTCGATTTCTACATGCTGGCTGTTCTGCAGGTGAATGCCGTCAGTGTTTGGGCTGTCCTTGGGCGAGGAAATGGCAATGTTGCTAATCTTGATCCCTCTGGAATTGTCGAACTTCAGATGGCAGAGAGGACTATTGACGATGCTGATGCCACGGACGCTCACGTTACAGCTAGAATAAAACCTTAAAGCCTGCACAGATAGAAACcgatagaataattaaatattattctATCAGAAACAACTAAACCTTCAAGAACAAACTTAGCATTCATGTTAATCTATGTTGGAATGCAAGAATCCTTACAGTTGGTTTCATGCCCAGAACGTGTTTTGACGTGCTctgcaagaaaaaggaaacacaaGAAGCACAATTAGCACCCAGCTCATTTTCTGCATTAACTGGAAATCTGTTATGTTCCATGAAATTTAGGATCATTGAGAACAAATTTCATGTATAGACATTGAAGAGAAGAAGATCGATCTTATTAATTCTGGTGACCTGCACATTGTAGGGCAGCATCTGGGAGAGACTCCACCACTTGGACCCTTGACCATCAACAGTCCCAGTGCCTTGGACTGTAAAGTTCTGGACCCATTTGAAATTCAGCCACTGGAATAAACTGGATTTTTTCCAAGAGCCTACTTTTGGAGGAGCTTGCACAATTCCATctatctggaaaaaaaaaatggtaatgaCAATCACGAAAATGGTGATTCCAAATAAATTCCAACATATTTCTTCCAAATTAAGAAGAATGTAAACACAAGTACATAATTTGAACCAGAAAAAAGGTTGTGATATGATGGAACCTGAAGAACAAGGTTAGGCATGCAAGGGCCTTTGAAAGAGATGGGCTTGACCAGGAACTTGAGTCCTTGCGGGATTACCAAAGTGGCCGATGGTACCTGGCAAGCCGCTTTCCATGCTGCTGAAAATGCCTGTTCATTTGAACTGGTTTCAGTATTCAGACTCGGACACTGGACAAGAATTTGTCACACCGAACTTCGGTGCAGCTTACTGTGTAAACTAAGCCAATCACGACTCAGAAAGCCATCATCCAATCGAGAAAATGGAAGTCCTCGCAAAATTTTAGGTACCGTGTGAATTAGAGCCTACACGGTAAATGTATCAATTAACATGCTGCCTTCTACGCCACTCAACTTTTGCTTTCCCTTAAGTTAAAAGAGTGCATCAAAATAACTAAACAATGAAGAGATTCATAAGTTGGAGTTAAAGCATTGCACTGAGATGGCAGACTAATTTTATCCTAAAGTTTTCCACTAGTGACTGATGCACAACGACCATCGCTTCACACAAGCACTTACAAGCAGACTAAAGATGCCAACACATGCCTTCGAATCGTCGGAGACTCCATCTCCTTTGGCTCCAAAAGAGAGCACATTGAACATGCTTGACTCAGCTGGAAGATCACCATAATGTGGAGCTGGTGCAGGAGCATATTGATGTTTGTGGCCGTGATGCTTGCTCATGTGACTACTCTTGGCCTCGACTTGACAGGTGCAAAGCACGATGACGATGAACATTAGTGTTAGGACGGCTATAATTATCGGACGAGTAAATTGGAGACATGAAGTATTGTTGTTCTGCTTCATTTCACAGCCTCTCTGAGTTTTATTTTGGAGAAGGAATGAGAGAGTATGAGGCATTTTCTGTTCAGAGCGGCTGGTAGGAGGTAGTTATAGACAGTTGAGGCTGgtgttaaattatgaaaatagcCTTCTACAGTTGTACCTAACTAGAAAGATGGGCACGAACTTATGCATCTGTAGATTTGCTTTCTAATATCTTTTTGGCTCTATATGCGATCCATTGTCCGCAATCTTTTACAtctaattttttggtttttttaatagCTCTGGGACACGAAAGGTGGACATCCAGCCACATCAATTTTGGACAGAAAAACAGTTTATGCATTCAATGTGAAGTAGTGTtaattttttacccaaaaaaaaaagtagtgtTAATTTGAATTATAAATGTTGATTTTCGTAGTCGATTAACAGTTATGTTCAAGATTGTTTGATGGTTTATTCTATGGTTTCGGATAATCAAATCGACGTTTTATTGGTAAAAGGGGCAGAAGGGGTAACTAGTACTAGCCACCTTCTCTAAGCCTTATTATGAGGAACCACCCACGCTACAAAATATCCAAACTAATTTGGATTGAATCATGACCCAAATTTTTCGAGGTTAGTTAGCGCATCATTGTAGTCCCACCAAGATGTTAGAAGTGAAAAAATTTTGCACAGAAGATATGACGTGTATAGTTAGGCAACGTTATAACGAACTATTTAAAGATTTGCTGGTGGTGTAAATCAAACTCGTAATTTCGTTAAGAAAAGCTGATAGAACTGAGGTAGTAGGCAGTCCATAATGTAGGAGTACCATCAAAAGCAGAGCATTGACAATACATTACTAAATTGATAATAGGCTTATTTAAGCTCCGGGCGCGCCTAAACATGTTAATGATCCGACAAACACCAATTAAAGTAATAAACCACAGGCATAGCAGTTAGGCTAGCCTAAGATCTGATCtagtatattttatttggggGAGTGGGggagttttcctttcttttagaaatttttgctGTTACTTTTGAGGAAGATATTACTTGATTATTACATATCATTCCATCAG
This region of Eucalyptus grandis isolate ANBG69807.140 chromosome 8, ASM1654582v1, whole genome shotgun sequence genomic DNA includes:
- the LOC104414165 gene encoding polygalacturonase At1g48100 produces the protein MKQNNNTSCLQFTRPIIIAVLTLMFIVIVLCTCQVEAKSSHMSKHHGHKHQYAPAPAPHYGDLPAESSMFNVLSFGAKGDGVSDDSKACVGIFSLLAFSAAWKAACQVPSATLVIPQGLKFLVKPISFKGPCMPNLVLQIDGIVQAPPKVGSWKKSSLFQWLNFKWVQNFTVQGTGTVDGQGSKWWSLSQMLPYNVQSTSKHVLGMKPTALRFYSSCNVSVRGISIVNSPLCHLKFDNSRGIKISNIAISSPKDSPNTDGIHLQNSQHVEIEHSNIGCGDDCISVQTGCSDVYIHHINCGPGHGISLGGLGKDKSVACVSNIIVDNLSLENTLYGVRIKTWQGGVGSVKNVSFSNVQVSNVKVPMMIDQYYCDKKFCKNQTGGIAISRVKFNQFVGTYAAQPLHIACSQDVPCTNVDLVDIQLKPLPGLGGSREALCYNSYGKAVAPLVPASIDDCLRSDGGSRIARSHDVVCQ